The sequence below is a genomic window from Campylobacteraceae bacterium.
CATACCAATATATTATCTTTCAAACTCTATGCAAATATACTAACATATTCACATAATCTCATTATATAAGTTTCATAGAAAAAATAATAGAAGTGAATTTATTCAAAACGCAGATAAAAACACTATAGATAATTCTGAATTACTGGACATACTAAAATCAGAAAAAAAAATAGATTCCAAAGATGCTATTGCAATTTACGTTAATCATCAAAACAATAATTCTATACAAAATAAAATTGATATTTATTCAAGCGTAGAGTCTCAAAATAAGTCTTCAAATAATATAAATTATCAAGATATAAATGATTTATATAAACAAAATAACAGAAGTGAATTTATGCAAAATGTAAATTCAAGTAAAGAACCTTTATACTTCTAAATAATGTTTTATACAATAGATTATCAATCTATCCAAATATTTACATCTTTGCCTTTTTCCCTAATTTGATTGGCTCTTTTTGTTAAATACCTTTGAAATTCTGCTTCTTTTATATAGGCTTTACTAACTACATAATCTACGATACTTTGAATATGAAATTTTTTAAAACTGGCTTCAATACGTATTATTTCTTTGCCTTTGTTATCAAAAAATATAATACTTGGGTTATAGGTGATATTTAGTTTCTCTACCCAATCTTTTGTATGCATTATAATTTTAGAAGGTGTTACAAGAGCTGTATTATCATTCATATCAACAAATCTTATATCAATGTTTTTTAGAAGTTTTTGTATGACAGTATCTTCAAGAAATAAAGTATGCAGTTTTTTACATTCAAGGCAATTTTCATACTCAAAAAATATTACAAGCGCTTTACTGTTTTTATCTCTTCGAAAGTTCTTAGAAGTATTAATAAAAAGTTTACTTTTCATGCTGCTTTCTGAAAGGCTTTTTTTACTGTATTTTTGTACATAGTTCTTAAAACTAAGTATATTTTTTTCTTTGTTTTTAATATAATCAAGCGCTAGGTTAAATTTCTTAAGAGGTATATATCCATTTAGTCTTAATATTTCTTCATTTTTTTCATTAAAAAAGAGTAAGGTAGGAGTAAATTGTATTTTATATTTTTTTGCAAAACTTTTTTCACTGTATGTTTCTCCATCAAGATAATTTATTTCTTTATCCCCAAACATATTGACATCAACAATTGAAAAGTGTTTCTGTATTTTCTCTTTTGTTTTTTTATCTTCTAAGTTATAAGTAATAAATTTATTACAATAAGGGCAGTCTTTTTGATGCACAAATATAATAATACGTTTATTTTCTAAGGCTTGTTCTTCAATATCATCTTTGATATCCAAAAAACTATCCAAAAACCAAGAGGGTATATGAACATCTTTCGCTCCATAAAACTTACCTTCATTTTTTTCTTGGGCTATTAACAATGTAAAGCAAAAAAGCAAAATAAATAGAAGGTTCTGAGCTTTCATAAACGCTCCTTTAAATATAAAATAAAACACTATAATAAAGAATAGTCTTCTACACTTAAAAATAAATTGATTTTTTGTTTAATATTAATACTTAAACAAAAGACGAAAAGGGTATAAAATACAGCTAAAAAATATTAATTATGTTTATTACTTTGAATAATAATCTTTAAATGCTTTTATTACTTTTTGAAGATCTTTTTTTGTAATATCTCTGTGTGTAACTAAACGCAGTTTTCCATAACCAGAAATTAAAATATTCTTTTTACTTAAATAAGTAAGTAATTTTTGTGAGTTTTTAACTTCAATAAATAACATATTAGTATCATTTGAAATTATTTTTATATCTTTTATTTTTTTTAATTCTTTTTTTAATTCTTTGGCATTTTTATGGTCTTTTTTTAAATCATTAATATTATGTTCAAGTGCGTATAAACCAGCAGCAGCTAAATATCCTGCTTGTCTCATTCCTCCACCTAACATTTTTCTGTATTTTCTTGCTTCTTCTATAAAAGATTTGGAACCCACCAATAAAGAGCCCACAGGAGCTCCTAGCCCTTTCGATAAACAAATAGATATAGAATCTGCATATTGTGTTATTTCACTTATTTTTACATCTAAATGTACAGCTGCATTAAATACCCTTGCACCATCTATATGTAAAAGTAAATTGTTTTCTTTTGCAAAAGTTTTGGCTTTTTTTAAATAAGACAAAGATAGAACTTTTCCATCATGGGTATTTTCCAAACATATTATTTTACTTTGTGCATAATGTGAATCTTTGGGTTTTATTGTTTCTTTTATTTTTTTCAAAGCTAAAGAACCATCTTTTTTAAAATCTAAGGGTTGGGGCTGAATGCTAGCTAATACAGCAGCACCTCCTGCTTCATATTTATAAATATGTGCTTCTTGTCCACAAATATACTCTTCACCTCTTTTACAGTGAGATAAGAGGGCTAAAAGATTGGCTTGGGTGCCTGAGCTTGTAAAAAGAGCTGCTTCTTTGTTGGTAAGTTTGGCTATTGTTTTTTCCAAAAGATTTACACTTGGATCTTCACCATATACATCATCTCCTACACTAGCTTTCAACATAGCTTCTTTCATTTTTAAACATGGAATTGTAAACGTATCGCTTCGTAAATCAATTGTTTTTTTCATGATTAGCCTATTTATTTTATTTCACATTTTTCTTTGTATTGTTTTATAATAAATTCATCTTGAATTTTTGTGATATCGACTTTATTTGCTGTACA
It includes:
- a CDS encoding thioredoxin fold domain-containing protein, producing MKAQNLLFILLFCFTLLIAQEKNEGKFYGAKDVHIPSWFLDSFLDIKDDIEEQALENKRIIIFVHQKDCPYCNKFITYNLEDKKTKEKIQKHFSIVDVNMFGDKEINYLDGETYSEKSFAKKYKIQFTPTLLFFNEKNEEILRLNGYIPLKKFNLALDYIKNKEKNILSFKNYVQKYSKKSLSESSMKSKLFINTSKNFRRDKNSKALVIFFEYENCLECKKLHTLFLEDTVIQKLLKNIDIRFVDMNDNTALVTPSKIIMHTKDWVEKLNITYNPSIIFFDNKGKEIIRIEASFKKFHIQSIVDYVVSKAYIKEAEFQRYLTKRANQIREKGKDVNIWID
- the ltaE gene encoding low-specificity L-threonine aldolase, with translation MKKTIDLRSDTFTIPCLKMKEAMLKASVGDDVYGEDPSVNLLEKTIAKLTNKEAALFTSSGTQANLLALLSHCKRGEEYICGQEAHIYKYEAGGAAVLASIQPQPLDFKKDGSLALKKIKETIKPKDSHYAQSKIICLENTHDGKVLSLSYLKKAKTFAKENNLLLHIDGARVFNAAVHLDVKISEITQYADSISICLSKGLGAPVGSLLVGSKSFIEEARKYRKMLGGGMRQAGYLAAAGLYALEHNINDLKKDHKNAKELKKELKKIKDIKIISNDTNMLFIEVKNSQKLLTYLSKKNILISGYGKLRLVTHRDITKKDLQKVIKAFKDYYSK